One genomic window of Cannabis sativa cultivar Pink pepper isolate KNU-18-1 chromosome 2, ASM2916894v1, whole genome shotgun sequence includes the following:
- the LOC115719302 gene encoding ammonium transporter 1 member 2 — MANKIKILETQNFLLNYFWLYKYKPQNSFPEKKKCLYIFLSETNPQTHTYSNHHHQYSTMASLTCSVSDLSSLLSSGATTNTSNAAAAEFLCGQLNAVSAQLSATTYAIDNTYLLFSAYLVFAMQLGFAMLCAGSVRAKNTMNIMLTNVLDAAAGGLSYYLLGFAFAYGSPSNGFIGRHFFGLKSFPSPAGDYSFFLYQWAFAIAAAGITSGSIAERTQFVAYLLYSSFLTAFVYPVVSHWFWSADGWASPTRPGKDFLFGSGAIDFAGSGVVHMVGGIAGLWGAFIEGPRLGRFDRSGRSVVLRGHSASLVVLGSFLLWFGWYGFNPGSFLIIVKSYGTTNQHGTFYGQWSAIGRTAVTTTLAGSTAALTTLFGKRLLVGHWNVIDVCNGLLGGFAAITSGCSVVEPWAAIVCGFVASWVLIGFNKLAEKLRYDDPLEAAQLHGGCGAWGLIFTGLFATKEYVAEVYSGGPADRPYGLLMGGGWRLLAAQVVQVLVVAGWVTATMGPLFYGLNKLKLLRISRDDEMAGLDLTRHGGFAYVYHDEDPSIRPDHHQFTMRKIEPTNSNFMSPANNNSNTDDDDNNNHVPSSTTINV, encoded by the coding sequence ATggctaataaaataaaaatactggaaacccaaaatttccttttaaattatttttggcTTTATAAATACAAACCACAAAACTCTTTTCCTGAAAAGAAAAAATGTCTCTATATATTTCTCTCTGAAACTAATCCTCAAACACACACGTACTCCAACCACCACCACCAGTACAGTACTATGGCCTCCCTAACCTGCTCAGTCTCCGACCTATCTTCTCTCCTCAGCTCGGGCGCCACCACAAACACCTCCAACGCAGCCGCAGCGGAGTTCCTCTGCGGCCAACTCAACGCCGTATCAGCTCAGCTATCTGCAACCACCTACGCCATCGACAACACTTACCTTCTCTTCTCAGCATATCTAGTCTTTGCTATGCAACTCGGCTTCGCCATGCTCTGCGCCGGCTCAGTCCGAGCAAAGAACACCATGAACATAATGCTCACCAACGTACTCGACGCGGCAGCCGGTGGCTTATCCTACTACCTCCTTGGCTTCGCTTTCGCTTACGGCTCACCTTCAAACGGCTTCATCGGCCGCCACTTCTTTGGACTAAAATCCTTCCCTTCTCCTGCTGGAGACTACAGCTTCTTTCTGTACCAATGGGCTTTCGCAATAGCAGCCGCCGGTATCACAAGCGGCTCTATCGCGGAGAGAACTCAATTCGTCGCTTATCTTTTGTATTCCTCCTTCTTAACAGCATTCGTCTATCCCGTAGTGTCCCACTGGTTCTGGTCAGCTGATGGGTGGGCCAGTCCGACCCGACCCGGAAAAGACTTCTTATTCGGATCTGGAGCGATCGACTTTGCTGGTTCGGGTGTGGTTCACATGGTTGGAGGCATAGCCGGTCTATGGGGAGCCTTCATCGAAGGTCCCAGACTCGGACGGTTCGACAGGTCAGGTCGTTCAGTTGTGCTACGTGGCCACAGCGCGTCACTTGTGGTTCTCGGGTCTTTTCTTCTATGGTTCGGGTGGTACGGATTCAACCCGGGTTCGTTTCTGATTATCGTAAAGAGCTACGGTACTACGAACCAACATGGGACTTTTTACGGACAGTGGAGTGCGATTGGGAGGACAGCTGTCACGACGACATTGGCTGGCTCAACAGCTGCACTCACCACTTTATTCGGGAAACGGTTACTGGTCGGTCATTGGAACGTCATCGATGTTTGCAACGGTCTCCTCGGTGGCTTCGCCGCTATAACATCGGGTTGTTCGGTTGTGGAGCCATGGGCTGCAATCGTCTGCGGCTTCGTTGCTTCCTGGGTACTAATCGGCTTCAACAAGTTAGCCGAGAAGCTGAGATACGATGACCCGTTGGAAGCGGCTCAGCTACACGGCGGGTGCGGCGCGTGGGGATTGATATTCACGGGTTTGTTTGCTACAAAAGAGTATGTGGCTGAGGTTTACTCCGGTGGACCCGCGGACAGGCCGTACGGGTTGTTGATGGGCGGAGGATGGAGATTACTGGCGGCGCAAGTTGTTCAGGTGTTGGTGGTGGCGGGTTGGGTCACGGCCACTATGGGCCCACTTTTTTACGGTTTGAACAAGTTGAAGCTGTTGAGGATATCGAGGGATGATGAGATGGCGGGTTTGGATTTGACGAGACACGGTGGATTTGCTTACGTGTACCATGATGAAGATCCCTCTATTAGACCTGATCATCATCAGTTTACGATGAGGAAGATCGAGCCTACCAACTCTAATTTCATGAGCCCAGCCAATAACAATTCTAatactgatgatgatgataataataatcatgTACCATCTTCCACCACTATTAATGTCTAA